The Macadamia integrifolia cultivar HAES 741 chromosome 3, SCU_Mint_v3, whole genome shotgun sequence genome segment TCAAGACACCTTCCCAATGTTGGTTTGATGCATTCAAATTCGAAATCAACGTAAGGTATCCAGGATTCAAAGGCTCCAGCTCAAGAATCTTTCTGGTCACAAAATCTACTACCATTTCATTTCCACAAGTTTTAGAAGAACTAAGCAAAGTGCCCCATATGACAGCATTGGGTTCCAAAGGCATGCTCATGACAAGCATGACTGCTTCATCTAACTTGCCTGCTCGACCAAGAAGATCAACCATACAACCATAGTGCTCAATTCTTGGTTTGATGTTATATCCATAAACCATCTCATCGAAGACCTTCTTACCTTGTTCAACTAGACCTCCATGGGTACAAGCAGTGAGGACAGCAATGAAGAGAACATCGTCTGGTTGTGTTCCTTCTCTGTGCATTGTATTGAAGAGGGCCAAGGCTTCTCTACACCGCCCATTGATGGCTAGGCCTGAAACCATTGATGTCCATGTGATTACACATTTCTTGGGAATCCTCTGGAAAACAGCCTCAGCATTTTCTACGTCTCCACATTTTGCAAACATGTCTATAAGAGCATTTCCCAATGGAATTGATAAATCAAACTTGTTTTTCTTAACGTATGAATCAATCCACTTCCCCTGTTCATGAGCTCCTAAGTGAGAGCAGGCAGAGAGGATACTGATAAGAGTGGTCTCATTGGGCACACACTTGCCATTGATCAACATATTGTGAAATACAGACAAAGCTTGATCAAATAGATCGTTGTCAATGTACCCTGCAATCATTGCATTCCATGATATTACACTTCTAATGGGCATCAAATTGAAAAGGTTATTAGCAGATGTAAGATCCCTGGCTTTGGCATAGCCTGAAATCATTGCTGTCCAAGAAACTACAGTCTTCTCTGACATTTCATCGAAAATAGATTGTGCAGTTTTCAAATCACCCTGCCTCACGTATCCAGTAATTATAGCATTCCATGAAACTTCGTTCTTAATTGGCATCCGCTCAAAGATCAACTGGGCAGACTCCATGTCCCCGACCTTGGAAAGTCCGGAGATGATAGAATTCCAGGACACGATGTTCCTGTGCGGCATGGAATCAAACAATTTGATGGCGGATTCTGTATCCCCGTGCGTCAAGTATGCACCAATCATAGAATTCCATGTAACGACATCTCTCTCAGGCAATTCCTCAAATACCCGATATGCTAAATCTAGATTAGTGCTGGACTTTGTGTAGAAATCCAAGAGGGTATTCTGGACAAAAACATTTGACCCGTATCCTGATTTCACTATTTCAGTGTGTAGTTCTGTACCATCTTCGAGATCTTTGGACGATTTACAGGATTTAAGGAGGATCGTGAAGCTGAAATTATTGGGAGCAATTGACGCCGCCTTCATCCGATTGTAAGTACGAAGGGCATCATTTCGACGGGTTCTCACGATGAAGCACTCAATCATCGTATTGAAAACGAAAACATTCGGGAAATTTGAGCTTTCGAAGATTTTAGTTGCATATTCAACAAAACCGAATGATGAAGAGAGACTGATAAGCTTCGGTAGAATAAAATTGCTTTCTTGAAGACCATGGATGAAAATCACGACATGGGTTTGCTTCAATTCCCTGATAGACTTACAGTTCTGTAGAAGTTGGAGCATTTTCTGCTCCATTCTTATTTGGCTGTGGCTTGAAGCCTTGAACTCATCCAGTTATTCTCGTTTATTCCGTAGAACCAGAGGGGCAATTTCGTCATTCCGAAGGTGATGCCTGGCATGAGTGTTATTTTAAAACTCCCAAATCTCTACAGTAAGAACTAAAGTGAGATGAAACTAATAAGGGAATCCGAAATCCAAAAGCAACAAAAACGTAATCGTTTGAACCATCAAAACTCATCCCTTTCAAATCCAGCACTCTTTGAACAAGCCCTCCCAGTTCCCTTCACAAAAGGAGACCTCAATCCCTCTCATTGGTCTCACCAGATAAGGAAGTATCTCTCTCAAGGAGTACCAAGAGAGGCCCTTCTCATTTACTCCCAAGGTCGGCGTAAAGGAATTCATCACCATACTGTAATTCCTGTGCTGCTCAAGGCTTGTgctcttctctcctttctccaCTATGGGAGGGCTTTGCATGCCGAGTGTGTCAAAATTGGGGTAGACCATGATGTGATTATAGGAACTTCACTGGTTAGCATGTACTCCAAGTGTGAAGGCGTAATTAGTTCTCGTAGgatgtttgatgaaatgccagATAGAAATGTTGTCACTTGGAATGCCATGATAGGTGGGTATTCAAGGGATGGAGACATGGGTTCTGCACTATATCTATTTCGACAGATGCACGAACAGACGCCAGTGACATGGGCGGAGATGATTGATGGGTTCGCAAGAAATGGCGATATTGTGGGAGCTAGGAGGCTGTTTGATCAGGCTCCTCTTGAGATGAGGAATGTGGTGGCGTGGACCGTGATGGTTGATGGGTATGCAAGCAACGGACAGATGGAGGCAGCGAGGCAGCTTTTCGAAGAGATGCCTCGACGAAATTTCTTTGCTTGGTCCTCAATGATTGCTGGATATTGCAGGAAGGGTGATGTGAAGGAGGCAAAGGCCATGTTTGACCGTATCCCAGTCCGGAATTTGGTAAACTGGAATTCATTGATTGCTGGTTATGCACAGAATGGGTTTGGCAAGGAAGCTCTGGAAGCATTTGCTAAAATGCAGTCTGAGGGGTTTGAGCCGGATGAGGTTACAGTCACGAGCGCGTTATCGGCTTGTGCAACTGTGGGTTCTTTGGGTTCTGGTAAAGAAATCCATAATCTGATCAGTCATAAAGGCATCAAGCTTAATCAGTTTGTTCTCAATAGTTTAGTAGACATGTATGCTAAATGTGGGGATTTAGGCACTGCGAGACAGATCTTTGAAGCAATGCCCCAAAAGAATGATGTTTGTTGGAATGCAATGATATCAGGCCTTGCTGTTCACGGACGGAGTGAAGATGCACTCGAGCTTTTTGGCCAAATGGAGGAGTCAAGTGAGAAGCCCAATGAAGTTACATTTCTATCTGTTCTCTCAGCTTGTGCACATGGAGGTTTTGTCAATGAAGGGCTAGATATCTTCTCCAAAATGAAGGAACAATATGGTCTAGTTGTGGGCATTGAGCATTATGGGTGCATGGTGGACCTTTTGGGACGAGCGGGGAGATTAAACAAAGCTTATGATTTGATCAAGAAGATGCCAATGAAACCAAATGATGTGGTCTGGGGAGCCCTGCTTGGAGCTTGCAGGATCCATTCGGACACAACGACGATGGAGAGAGTAGCAGAGGAATTCGGGATGCTAGAGCCTGACAAGGCCTCTAGTGATGATGCACGTTATGTGCTGTTGGCAAATATTTATGCAGCTTCAGATCGATGGGAGAAAGCCCAAAGCATGAGGATAATGATGGGTAATAGAAGGGTCCAGAAGACACCTGGGTGCAGTTCAGTAATGCTTGGTAATATTGAGCACCAGTTTCACGCAGGTGCTCAAGCTGATCCACGGACCCATCAGCTGTATGGTGGAGTCACTTATGAAAGGAATAAACTTGTTGAAGATTAATCATAACCAAGCTTCTGAAACTATTCCAAGGGGTATAAAATGCTTCCCCTGTAGAAAGCTTTTCCTGAAAAGGCTGATCCGGATACAATATCAGAAATGTATTCTTGCAATACAAATTACATACACTGATTCCTATAATTTTCCTAGTTTAAAAAAACTAGTATGTTCAAGCATTCTCAATTCAAAGGAATTGTCCAATGTCTAAATATGCAGTGTTAGACGACACGAAAGGAGTCTGCAATCCGTTTCAAGTCCTGATAATGCCTCTTCCATTGAAGACCTACAAGAATCATTGAAGGAAAAGATATTTTAGTTCTTAATCATAACTGCTGGCCATCATTTCAATGTCGAGTGTAATGTGGTGTAAATATGAACATTTTTACCATTTGCAGTTACATTGAACAGGTAGAGCCGATTGCCAGCTGCAGTAGCAGTGATAAGAGCGTGGGGTGGCTCCAACTCGAATTGGTAGTATGTCCTCCCAGAATGTTGTTCCACTTCCATGTTTAAAACCTTTCCCTCTACATTCTCCCCGATCACTTCTGGTCCAAATGCATTTATCACTTTATCAGGTGGTCCAATCTTTTCAATTGTTGCATCTTCACCAAGATCTGTAGATCACCACATGATACAAAGCAACCCCAAAATACATGAACTAGGATCATATCAACCATTGAGTCCTAAGAGTTGAGTAAAAAAGGAGACTTGCATGACAAGCTGAGCCCAGCCTTACTCAAGAGTGAGTTTCTAGGAAAAATTGAATTACTGCAATCTATGCAAGAGCCCTACCGATTCGTTTCTGATAGTGGCAACAAATTTGAAACAAGAAAGAGTCAAAACTCACTGTCGGCAAATCTGAGAACAGGAGCAACGATGACAAATAAACGCCCTTCCTTGGAGCTTGCAAATCTCAAATCAATCTCTGTCCCACCAAGATCTGCAATTGAAACTGGAACCTGCAATGTGGAATAACCTCTTAAGAGAAACCAAGCAACTGGTATTCAGTGAAAGGTGAAAAAGAGATCTCTTTGGTCCtggtaagcaaatgttccaggACTGATGTCAGTGCAATTGGAATAATGAAACATCTGGTCTGGCACATTTGTTTGGTAACAGTTGCAAAGTCTGATTGGATGTATGGTTGAAGATTATGATTTGTTCCAAGAAATTTCCGCTACATAGAAACAAACCTGGTAAAATAACTCTccaattgaaaattagaaaggAGATATCCATCAGATAGTGAAGCATTGACTCTTAGCCCTATGGATCAACAGTTCAAAATGCCTTTTCTTTTGGTAGGGGAAGTTGGAAGGAAGATACTGTGATTTTTCTTACTCAAAACAAGGAGTATTTTAATAGGTTGTGCTGCTTTCATAGAGAAATGATTATCCAAAATATAGTTACAGCTTCTAGTGCACTGAACAAATCTATTACCTCTCCCCAATCTTGAGGAACTGAAAATGAGTATGGGATAATTGGACTCCACCCAACACCATGGCCTCCAGACTTCTCATCTGGTCTGCGGTATGTCCTCCAACCTATCTGAGCAAAGACAGCAATTCCAGTAAATATTAATGAAACAACAGATTGATTTAAGAACGAACGCAATAAAGAATCAACATAGCTTTTTTTTTGcagtgttttttgcaattctTTTGACCAAGGGCAATTATCTTGTATCCAAATCTTTAGAAATAACATATTGGGAAAAATCTGTTTTGTACTTGTTCCTACTGGATAAAATAAATCTCAGGttttagaaaattaaaaaatcagtCTATCGATTGGCCAAAAAATTCAGAGATATGGATATGGAAATAGATATTGTGGCAAAAGGTGTTGGTatattaaaaagggaaaaatatgaGGCTCTGAAAACCAACCTTTCTCATCTGGCTCAGATAGACCAGGGATCCTCCCCGCTAGAAGGCCTTGTTTCACTTCAGCTAACCCATATCCAGGAAAAGTCAAAACTGCAGCAGAAACTAAAGAAACCCCAGAAACCATAGCTGATCGTCTAGTGAAAAAAGAAGACAGTTTGTCCGTATCTTCATCAACAAAGCCATTTCCTTTTGAAACTACAGTAGCTTTTGGACTTGAAATCTTCTTCCCTGGAGAAGACTGAGCATCTGTGTGGAGAGGTCGCAAAATCTGTTCAGAATGTAGAAACTGAGGAGACTTGTAATCTCGCAACGGAAACCAACACCTGGTGAATAGGTTTGTGCTCATTATTCACGAGAAGTAAGGAAAGCAGGACCCTGTAGTGTTAACAGTGATTTCAGGAGCGGAGCAGAGCAGAGCTGAGCTGAGATTGGGAAATCTGATTTTTGCTCAGTTTTTGGAGAGATTTAAAGATTTACAGTTTGGGTCGAAGAGTTTGATTATTCAAGTTTCTCCAAAGAACTAAATCTGTGGACGACGTCCCGTGTCTGTAGCTTCACATCTGTGATGACGATGAGTGTAGTAAAATCTGGGAACTCCCCAGTCCATAAAATTTGTTATGAAATCTCGAGCTGACACGTATGGGGTGAGTGTATAGACTATAGATAAAGCCTGATGAGCCTCCAATGTCCGCTCCTCCGCTTCCCCCCGACTCATATTTGTTTGATAGACTTTGTCCAGTCTAGAgaagttctaccaaaaaaccaaaaatcctagataAGTTTTCTTGCTGATTGTCAGTCTCCTGACCCTCTCTTGGCCTTGGGTCGAAGGACTTGTTTGTAAAGTCCCGGGTTTTCTTGCTGTTGATCCACCATCCAGTCTAAATGTGTCTGGATTTTCCTGTTTATTTTATCTGCTCTAAATCATTTTTAAGATATCCAAATACACGtatgtgataaaaaaaaaagaatcgagTTTCCCTAAGGCAATGGTGAATGAGAATAAACAATAAAACTATACTTTGAAAGCGCTTGAATTCATATAGTGGACTTCTTAGACTAtgtttaggcaccgtttgataacgttttttaatgtttctgtttcaagaaaagacagaaacaaaaatttccgtttctaggaacagaaacggaattttggatgtttgataaaccttgtttctt includes the following:
- the LOC122073541 gene encoding psbP domain-containing protein 4, chloroplastic isoform X2, with product MRKIGWRTYRRPDEKSGGHGVGWSPIIPYSFSVPQDWGEVPVSIADLGGTEIDLRFASSKEGRLFVIVAPVLRFADNLGEDATIEKIGPPDKVINAFGPEVIGENVEGKVLNMEVEQHSGRTYYQFELEPPHALITATAAGNRLYLFNVTANGLQWKRHYQDLKRIADSFRVV
- the LOC122073538 gene encoding pentatricopeptide repeat-containing protein At2g44880-like, whose product is MEQKMLQLLQNCKSIRELKQTHVVIFIHGLQESNFILPKLISLSSSFGFVEYATKIFESSNFPNVFVFNTMIECFIVRTRRNDALRTYNRMKAASIAPNNFSFTILLKSCKSSKDLEDGTELHTEIVKSGYGSNVFVQNTLLDFYTKSSTNLDLAYRVFEELPERDVVTWNSMIGAYLTHGDTESAIKLFDSMPHRNIVSWNSIISGLSKVGDMESAQLIFERMPIKNEVSWNAIITGYVRQGDLKTAQSIFDEMSEKTVVSWTAMISGYAKARDLTSANNLFNLMPIRSVISWNAMIAGYIDNDLFDQALSVFHNMLINGKCVPNETTLISILSACSHLGAHEQGKWIDSYVKKNKFDLSIPLGNALIDMFAKCGDVENAEAVFQRIPKKCVITWTSMVSGLAINGRCREALALFNTMHREGTQPDDVLFIAVLTACTHGGLVEQGKKVFDEMVYGYNIKPRIEHYGCMVDLLGRAGKLDEAVMLVMSMPLEPNAVIWGTLLSSSKTCGNEMVVDFVTRKILELEPLNPGYLTLISNLNASNQHWEGVLSVRTAMRQEGIEKVPGCSSIQIGDTVHEFMAKDRRHRHRKEIYEALYGLIEHLKMAFDVTSECTNGF
- the LOC122073541 gene encoding psbP domain-containing protein 4, chloroplastic isoform X1 — translated: MSTNLFTRCWFPLRDYKSPQFLHSEQILRPLHTDAQSSPGKKISSPKATVVSKGNGFVDEDTDKLSSFFTRRSAMVSGVSLVSAAVLTFPGYGLAEVKQGLLAGRIPGLSEPDEKGWRTYRRPDEKSGGHGVGWSPIIPYSFSVPQDWGEVPVSIADLGGTEIDLRFASSKEGRLFVIVAPVLRFADNLGEDATIEKIGPPDKVINAFGPEVIGENVEGKVLNMEVEQHSGRTYYQFELEPPHALITATAAGNRLYLFNVTANGLQWKRHYQDLKRIADSFRVV
- the LOC122073539 gene encoding pentatricopeptide repeat-containing protein At3g21470 → MKLIRESEIQKQQKRNRLNHQNSSLSNPALFEQALPVPFTKGDLNPSHWSHQIRKYLSQGVPREALLIYSQGRRKGIHHHTVIPVLLKACALLSFLHYGRALHAECVKIGVDHDVIIGTSLVSMYSKCEGVISSRRMFDEMPDRNVVTWNAMIGGYSRDGDMGSALYLFRQMHEQTPVTWAEMIDGFARNGDIVGARRLFDQAPLEMRNVVAWTVMVDGYASNGQMEAARQLFEEMPRRNFFAWSSMIAGYCRKGDVKEAKAMFDRIPVRNLVNWNSLIAGYAQNGFGKEALEAFAKMQSEGFEPDEVTVTSALSACATVGSLGSGKEIHNLISHKGIKLNQFVLNSLVDMYAKCGDLGTARQIFEAMPQKNDVCWNAMISGLAVHGRSEDALELFGQMEESSEKPNEVTFLSVLSACAHGGFVNEGLDIFSKMKEQYGLVVGIEHYGCMVDLLGRAGRLNKAYDLIKKMPMKPNDVVWGALLGACRIHSDTTTMERVAEEFGMLEPDKASSDDARYVLLANIYAASDRWEKAQSMRIMMGNRRVQKTPGCSSVMLGNIEHQFHAGAQADPRTHQLYGGVTYERNKLVED